The DNA segment GAGATTTCCACTTTAAATTTAAAACCCCAAAGACTGCTTCGTGGATAATGCCACCATTCATTTTGCTTTCTCCCAGTTCTCTATTGGTGAAAATGATCGGAACTTCTACAATTTTAAATCCTTTTTTATAAGCGCGAAATTTCATTTCGATTTGAAAACCATATCCTTTTAATTTGATTTTATCTAAATCAATCTCTTCCAGTACTTTACGGGAGAAACACACAAATCCAGCGGTAGTGTCGTGAATAGGGATTCCTAATATCATTCGTACATATTTTGAAGCGAAGTAGGAAAGAAGAACCCTTCCCATTGGCCAGTTTACAACGTTTACTCCTTTGGAGTATCTTGATCCGACACTCATATCTGCCTTTTGGCAGGCTTCAAATAACTTGTTTAGATCTTGGGGATTGTGTGAAAAATCAGCGTCCATTTCGAAAATATAATCGAATTTATTTTCCAACGCCCATTTGAAACC comes from the Chryseobacterium sp. SNU WT5 genome and includes:
- a CDS encoding polyprenol monophosphomannose synthase, with translation MKKLVIIPTYNEKENIENIISTVFALNEGFQVLIVDDSSPDGTAQIVQKLQLLYPDQLHLTIRKIKDGLGKAYLHGFKWALENKFDYIFEMDADFSHNPQDLNKLFEACQKADMSVGSRYSKGVNVVNWPMGRVLLSYFASKYVRMILGIPIHDTTAGFVCFSRKVLEEIDLDKIKLKGYGFQIEMKFRAYKKGFKIVEVPIIFTNRELGESKMNGGIIHEAVFGVLNLKWKSLIGKL